The Denitrificimonas caeni genome has a segment encoding these proteins:
- a CDS encoding acyl-CoA dehydrogenase family protein → MDFSYSAKTQALREQLTNFMDQHIVPRIGAWQQEVAAGIYPVSFMEDLKALARSEGLWNLFLPSLKDGEPGQGLSNLEYAPLAEIMGRVSWASEVFNCNAPDTGNMELLHMFATAEQREQWLNPLLAGEIRSAFAMTEPDVGSSDASNIQTLIRRDGDEYVINGRKWFITNAAHPNCKFMIVMGKTDPDGDAKRQQSMVIVPMDTPGVEVERNIPVMNHIAPEGHCEIVLRDVRVPAANLLAEEGDGFMMAQARLGPGRVHHCMRSIGMAELALELMVERAQERKTFGRYLFQHGSVSEWIARSRMEIEQARLLVLKTAWMIDEVGARTARKEIAMIKAVIPTMHSQVVDRAIQVFGAMGLTPDTPLSDLWIGARCLRLADGPDEVHLRSIARMELRDSEAKRGHTAAYLTPPER, encoded by the coding sequence ATGGACTTTTCTTATAGCGCAAAAACTCAAGCCTTGCGCGAGCAGTTAACCAACTTTATGGATCAGCACATTGTGCCGCGCATTGGCGCTTGGCAACAAGAAGTTGCCGCGGGCATTTACCCTGTGTCTTTTATGGAAGACTTAAAAGCCTTAGCGCGCTCGGAAGGCTTATGGAATTTATTTTTACCTTCGCTAAAAGACGGTGAGCCAGGTCAGGGTTTGAGTAACCTTGAGTACGCCCCCTTGGCTGAGATCATGGGGCGCGTCAGCTGGGCATCTGAAGTGTTCAACTGTAATGCGCCAGATACAGGCAACATGGAACTGCTGCATATGTTCGCTACTGCAGAGCAGCGTGAGCAGTGGTTGAACCCCTTGCTAGCCGGAGAAATACGTTCGGCATTTGCCATGACAGAGCCAGATGTGGGTTCATCTGATGCCAGTAATATTCAGACTCTGATTCGTCGTGACGGTGATGAGTATGTGATCAATGGCCGTAAATGGTTTATTACTAATGCTGCACACCCTAACTGTAAGTTTATGATCGTCATGGGTAAAACTGACCCAGATGGTGATGCTAAACGTCAACAAAGCATGGTGATTGTGCCCATGGACACCCCGGGTGTTGAGGTTGAACGCAATATCCCAGTGATGAACCATATTGCTCCGGAAGGGCACTGTGAGATCGTCTTGCGTGATGTGCGTGTGCCAGCAGCAAACTTACTCGCTGAAGAGGGCGACGGCTTTATGATGGCGCAGGCGCGCTTAGGGCCGGGTCGTGTGCACCACTGCATGCGTTCGATTGGTATGGCCGAGCTGGCTTTGGAATTGATGGTAGAGCGTGCCCAAGAGCGTAAAACCTTTGGTCGCTACTTGTTTCAGCATGGCAGTGTTTCTGAGTGGATTGCCCGCTCCCGCATGGAAATTGAACAGGCGCGCTTGTTGGTATTAAAAACAGCGTGGATGATTGATGAAGTGGGTGCGCGTACTGCACGTAAAGAGATCGCCATGATTAAAGCTGTCATTCCCACGATGCACTCACAAGTGGTTGATCGTGCGATCCAAGTCTTTGGTGCTATGGGTTTAACCCCTGACACCCCACTGTCTGACTTGTGGATTGGCGCACGTTGCTTACGCCTCGCCGATGGCCCTGATGAGGTGCACTTGCGCAGTATTGCACGCATGGAGTTGCGCGATAGCGAAGCCAAGCGCGGTCATACGGCAGCCTACTTAACGCCACCTGAGCGTTAG
- the ftsZ gene encoding cell division protein FtsZ — protein MFELVDQTPQSAVIKVIGVGGGGGNAVNHMVANNIEGVEFICANTDAQALRDITARTILQLGTNVTKGLGAGTNPDVGRQAAEEDRERIAEVLQGTDMVFITTGMGGGTGTGAAPIIAQVAKEMGILTVAVVTRPFPFEGRRRLQIANEGIRALSEHVDSLITIPNEKLLTILGKDASLLSAFAKADDVLAGAVRGISDIIKRPGMINVDFADVKTVMSEMGMAMMGTGCASGPNRAREATEEAIRNPLLEDVNLHGARGILVNITAGPDLSLGEYAEVGSIIEEFASDEAMVKVGTVIDPDMRDELHVTVVATGLDARVEKPVKVVDNTSTLKVSTTVPAMTPVLDDDKEVNYNQYDRPTTQRRAAGGAATASKPSNQEEMDYLDIPAFLRRQAD, from the coding sequence ATGTTTGAATTAGTTGACCAGACTCCGCAGAGTGCTGTGATTAAAGTTATCGGTGTCGGTGGTGGTGGCGGTAACGCTGTTAACCACATGGTGGCCAATAATATCGAAGGTGTTGAGTTCATTTGTGCTAACACTGATGCGCAAGCGTTGCGTGATATTACTGCGCGCACTATTTTGCAACTTGGCACTAATGTCACTAAAGGTTTAGGTGCCGGCACCAATCCTGATGTTGGACGTCAAGCTGCTGAAGAAGACCGTGAGCGCATTGCAGAAGTTCTACAAGGAACTGACATGGTATTTATCACCACAGGAATGGGTGGTGGTACCGGTACCGGTGCTGCGCCAATTATTGCGCAAGTGGCAAAAGAAATGGGTATTTTGACTGTGGCGGTTGTCACCCGTCCTTTCCCGTTTGAAGGCCGTCGTCGTTTGCAAATTGCGAACGAGGGTATCCGTGCGTTGAGCGAACACGTGGATTCTTTGATTACTATTCCCAATGAAAAACTTCTGACAATACTGGGCAAAGATGCCAGCTTATTGTCTGCATTTGCTAAAGCCGATGACGTTTTAGCGGGTGCGGTACGGGGTATTTCTGACATCATTAAGCGCCCAGGCATGATTAACGTTGACTTTGCTGACGTTAAGACTGTGATGAGCGAGATGGGTATGGCTATGATGGGCACAGGTTGTGCCAGCGGTCCAAATCGTGCCCGTGAAGCGACCGAAGAAGCGATCCGTAACCCATTGCTCGAAGATGTTAACTTGCACGGTGCGCGGGGTATTTTGGTAAATATCACTGCCGGCCCTGACTTGTCTTTGGGCGAGTACGCTGAAGTGGGTAGCATCATTGAAGAGTTTGCCTCTGATGAAGCTATGGTCAAAGTCGGTACGGTGATTGATCCAGATATGCGTGATGAGCTGCATGTTACTGTGGTCGCTACTGGTTTAGATGCGCGTGTAGAAAAGCCCGTAAAGGTGGTGGATAACACCAGTACGCTAAAAGTCAGCACCACAGTGCCTGCGATGACGCCGGTTCTGGATGATGACAAAGAAGTGAACTATAACCAGTATGATCGTCCGACGACACAGCGCCGTGCAGCCGGTGGGGCAGCGACTGCCAGCAAGCCAAGTAACCAAGAAGAGATGGATTATTTAGATATTCCAGCTTTCTTACGTCGCCAAGCGGATTGA
- the ftsA gene encoding cell division protein FtsA, translating into MAQENNHNMIVGLDIGTSKVVALVAEVTPEGELNIIGIGTHPTRGLKKGVVINIESTVQSLQRAIEEAQSMAACHIHSAFVGIAGSHIRSQNSDGIVAIRDREVSSADLERVLDAAQAVAIPSDQKVLHTLAQDYVIDNQEGVREPLGMSGVRLEARVHVVTCAINASQNIEKCVRRCGLEIEDVILEQLASATAVLTDDEKELGVCLVDIGGGTTDIAIFTEGAIRHTAVIPIAGDQVTNDIAMALRTPTQYAEEIKIRYACALAKLAGPGETIKVPSVGDRPPRELSRQALAEVVEPRYEELFSLILAELRRSGYEDMIPAGIVLTGGTAKMEGAIELAEEIFHMPVRLGAPQGIKGIGDVVRNPVYSTAVGLLVYGLRKQTEGTILPGPGYEHLEEKTPVLTRVKRWLQNQL; encoded by the coding sequence ATGGCACAAGAGAATAACCACAACATGATTGTTGGTCTTGATATCGGCACGTCCAAAGTTGTGGCGCTGGTCGCCGAAGTCACTCCTGAGGGTGAGCTGAATATTATTGGTATTGGCACCCACCCAACCCGCGGCTTAAAAAAAGGCGTGGTGATTAATATTGAGTCAACCGTGCAATCCTTGCAAAGAGCAATAGAAGAAGCACAGAGCATGGCTGCTTGCCATATTCACTCAGCTTTTGTGGGCATTGCCGGCAGCCATATTCGTAGTCAAAACTCCGATGGCATTGTCGCGATTCGTGATCGCGAGGTCAGTAGCGCGGATTTAGAGCGAGTACTTGATGCAGCTCAGGCTGTAGCCATCCCATCGGATCAAAAAGTGCTGCACACCTTGGCGCAAGATTATGTGATTGATAATCAAGAAGGTGTGCGTGAGCCACTGGGCATGTCCGGTGTGCGTTTAGAGGCACGGGTACATGTGGTGACTTGCGCCATTAACGCTTCACAAAACATTGAGAAGTGTGTGCGCCGCTGTGGCTTAGAAATTGAAGATGTGATTCTTGAGCAGCTGGCCTCGGCCACCGCCGTGCTAACTGATGATGAGAAAGAGCTTGGCGTGTGTTTAGTGGATATCGGTGGTGGTACCACAGACATTGCCATCTTTACCGAAGGCGCGATTCGTCATACGGCAGTGATTCCAATTGCCGGTGATCAAGTCACCAATGACATTGCCATGGCCCTGCGCACACCAACGCAATATGCCGAAGAAATTAAAATTCGTTACGCCTGTGCTTTAGCCAAGTTAGCTGGCCCCGGCGAGACCATTAAAGTGCCGAGTGTGGGCGATCGTCCGCCACGTGAGCTGTCGCGCCAAGCTTTGGCTGAAGTGGTGGAGCCGCGCTACGAAGAACTGTTTAGCCTGATTCTCGCCGAGCTGCGTCGCAGTGGTTACGAGGACATGATTCCAGCAGGCATCGTGCTGACCGGTGGTACCGCCAAAATGGAAGGTGCGATTGAGTTGGCAGAAGAAATTTTCCATATGCCGGTGCGACTAGGAGCGCCCCAAGGCATTAAAGGTATTGGTGATGTTGTCCGCAACCCAGTCTATTCAACCGCGGTTGGTTTACTGGTCTATGGTCTGCGTAAACAGACCGAAGGTACGATTTTACCAGGCCCTGGCTACGAGCATTTAGAAGAAAAAACGCCAGTGTTAACCCGTGTTAAACGCTGGCTACAAAATCAGTTGTAA
- a CDS encoding cell division protein FtsQ/DivIB, with the protein MASATQQKKTAARRGATRKAPARGASRAASPKKSRQWPQPNWKIIARVAVLALALALLFGVARGWPLLQPHINPQISKIRVLGELSALRQEAVEQQLLPYSTGLFLSVDIQRVRSALEELPWVASAEVSRIWPDQLEVVIQEQLPVARWGEKALLSTQGYLFTTADVDAYAHLPQLLGPKDAQLRVMQQYLTFSQALRPLGYSIKQLEMRERGSWFLTTQTGLQLLFGRDHLVDKMRRFAVVHEKELKQQIDKIERVDLRYANGLAVAWRAPTDSETTAVVAQ; encoded by the coding sequence GTGGCTAGTGCAACGCAGCAAAAGAAGACTGCCGCTCGGCGTGGGGCGACGCGAAAAGCGCCTGCGCGCGGGGCCAGTCGTGCTGCGTCGCCGAAAAAGTCACGGCAATGGCCGCAGCCGAATTGGAAAATAATTGCTCGTGTGGCTGTGCTTGCATTAGCGCTTGCGCTGTTATTTGGGGTTGCGCGTGGCTGGCCGTTATTGCAGCCGCACATCAACCCACAGATTTCTAAAATCCGTGTGCTTGGTGAGTTAAGCGCGCTGCGGCAAGAAGCAGTAGAGCAGCAGTTGCTGCCCTACAGTACGGGCTTGTTTTTATCCGTGGATATCCAACGGGTGCGCAGTGCCTTAGAGGAATTGCCCTGGGTTGCTAGCGCTGAGGTTAGTCGTATTTGGCCAGATCAGCTGGAGGTTGTGATTCAAGAACAGTTGCCGGTGGCACGTTGGGGCGAGAAAGCGTTGTTGAGCACTCAGGGTTACTTATTTACCACTGCAGACGTTGATGCTTATGCGCACTTACCTCAATTGCTCGGCCCTAAAGATGCGCAGTTGCGAGTGATGCAGCAGTACCTGACGTTTAGTCAGGCGCTGCGGCCTTTAGGTTACTCGATTAAACAGCTGGAAATGCGTGAGCGTGGCAGTTGGTTTTTAACCACACAAACGGGGCTGCAGCTGTTATTTGGACGTGATCACTTGGTGGATAAAATGCGTCGTTTTGCTGTGGTACATGAGAAAGAGTTGAAGCAACAAATTGATAAAATTGAACGGGTTGATTTGCGTTATGCCAATGGCTTGGCCGTTGCTTGGCGCGCCCCGACTGACAGCGAGACTACAGCAGTGGTGGCACAGTGA
- the murC gene encoding UDP-N-acetylmuramate--L-alanine ligase — protein MRRMRRIRRIHFIGIGGTGMCGIAEVLRNLGYEVSGSDLKPSAVTERLQSLGVNVVFGHHAENVEHADVLVVSSAINPSNPEVARGLERRIPVVPRAEMLAELMRYRHGIAVAGTHGKTTTTSLLASVFAAAGLDPTFVIGGRLNAAGSNAQLGGGCYLIAEADESDASFLHLQPMVSVVTNIDADHMSTYGGDFNKLKKTFVDFLHNLPFYGLAVLCIDDPSVREIAKQVKRPMITYGFSDDADLRAVDISQAGMHTSFTVLRKGREPLPVSVNMPGKHNVLNALATIAIATDEGIADSAIIAGLSGFEGVGRRFQVFGELPVAGGNVMLVDDYGHHPSEVAAVIKAVHDGWPNRRLVMVYQPHRYSRTRDLYEDFVQVLGETNVLLMLEVYPAGEEPIPGAGSRQLCHSIRQRGRLDPLYVERGADLAPLLQPLLQPGDILLCQGAGDVAGIAPSLIKHPLFNPQEAQS, from the coding sequence CTTCAGCGGTCACTGAGCGCTTGCAAAGCCTTGGGGTGAATGTGGTGTTCGGCCATCACGCGGAAAACGTTGAGCATGCGGATGTATTGGTGGTCTCCAGTGCGATTAATCCATCCAATCCAGAAGTGGCACGGGGCCTAGAGCGCCGTATTCCTGTCGTGCCTCGTGCGGAAATGCTTGCTGAATTGATGCGCTACCGTCATGGCATTGCGGTGGCTGGTACCCATGGCAAAACCACGACAACCAGCTTGTTAGCCTCAGTGTTTGCCGCAGCGGGTCTTGATCCAACCTTTGTGATTGGCGGCCGCTTAAATGCCGCAGGCAGTAACGCGCAGCTGGGTGGCGGTTGCTATCTCATCGCGGAAGCCGATGAAAGCGACGCCAGCTTCTTGCACTTGCAGCCGATGGTGTCGGTGGTGACCAATATTGATGCTGACCACATGAGCACATACGGCGGTGACTTCAATAAGCTGAAGAAAACATTTGTTGATTTTTTACATAACTTACCGTTTTACGGTTTGGCAGTGCTGTGCATTGATGATCCATCAGTGCGGGAAATCGCCAAGCAAGTGAAGCGACCAATGATTACTTACGGCTTCTCCGATGATGCTGATTTGCGTGCGGTGGATATCTCCCAAGCGGGCATGCACACCTCGTTTACCGTATTGCGCAAAGGTCGCGAGCCATTGCCCGTATCGGTGAATATGCCGGGTAAACACAATGTGCTCAATGCTTTGGCGACCATTGCCATTGCCACTGATGAAGGCATTGCTGATTCGGCAATTATCGCAGGTCTATCTGGTTTTGAAGGCGTTGGTCGGCGCTTCCAAGTGTTTGGCGAGTTGCCTGTTGCTGGCGGTAACGTGATGTTGGTGGATGATTATGGTCATCACCCTAGCGAAGTCGCGGCAGTGATTAAAGCAGTGCATGATGGTTGGCCAAACCGTCGCTTAGTGATGGTCTATCAGCCGCACCGTTACAGCCGTACCCGTGATTTATACGAAGATTTTGTACAGGTTTTAGGTGAAACCAATGTGCTACTGATGCTGGAAGTGTACCCAGCTGGGGAAGAACCTATTCCTGGCGCAGGCAGCCGTCAGCTGTGCCATAGCATTCGTCAACGCGGCCGTCTTGATCCTTTATATGTGGAACGTGGTGCTGATTTAGCGCCGTTGTTACAGCCCTTATTACAGCCCGGCGATATTTTACTGTGCCAAGGTGCAGGGGATGTTGCTGGCATTGCGCCGAGTTTAATTAAACACCCGTTATTTAATCCACAGGAGGCGCAGTCATGA
- the lpxC gene encoding UDP-3-O-acyl-N-acetylglucosamine deacetylase yields MIRQRTLKNIIRATGIGLHSGEKVYLTLRPAAVNTGIVFRRMDLDPVVEIPALAKNVGETTMSTTLVKGDVKVDTVEHLLSAMAGLGIDNAYVELSASEVPIMDGSAGPFVFLIQSAGLEEQDAPKEFIRILREITVEDGEKRATFVPFEGFKVGFEIEFDHPVFAGRTQTACVDFSSTSFVKEVSRARTFGFMRDIEYLRTNNLALGGSVDNAIVVDEDSVLNEDGLRYEDEFVKHKILDAIGDLYLLGKSLIGEFRGYKSGHALNNLLLRTLLEQPDAWEVVTFADASTAPISYMRPAAAI; encoded by the coding sequence ATGATTAGACAACGCACCTTGAAAAATATTATCCGTGCCACCGGTATCGGTTTGCACTCAGGCGAAAAGGTCTACCTGACTTTGCGTCCGGCAGCAGTGAATACGGGTATCGTATTTCGCCGCATGGATTTAGATCCAGTGGTAGAAATACCTGCTCTAGCAAAAAATGTGGGCGAGACCACTATGTCAACGACGCTGGTTAAAGGCGACGTTAAAGTGGATACCGTTGAGCACCTCTTGTCTGCCATGGCAGGCTTGGGAATTGATAACGCTTACGTCGAGCTATCGGCTTCTGAAGTACCTATCATGGATGGTAGTGCAGGGCCTTTTGTCTTTTTGATCCAGTCCGCTGGATTAGAAGAGCAAGATGCGCCTAAAGAGTTCATCCGGATTTTACGGGAAATTACCGTAGAAGATGGCGAGAAGCGTGCCACTTTTGTTCCTTTTGAAGGGTTTAAAGTGGGCTTTGAAATAGAATTCGACCATCCAGTGTTCGCCGGCCGTACACAAACGGCCTGCGTCGACTTCTCCAGCACTTCTTTTGTAAAAGAAGTGAGTCGTGCCCGCACCTTTGGTTTTATGCGCGATATAGAGTATTTGCGCACCAACAATTTGGCATTAGGCGGCAGCGTCGACAATGCCATTGTTGTGGATGAAGACTCTGTCTTGAACGAAGACGGTTTGCGTTATGAGGATGAGTTCGTTAAACACAAAATCCTCGATGCCATTGGTGATTTATATTTGCTAGGCAAAAGTTTGATTGGTGAGTTCCGTGGCTATAAGTCGGGACATGCGCTAAATAATCTCTTGTTAAGAACGCTTCTAGAGCAGCCTGATGCTTGGGAAGTGGTGACTTTTGCAGATGCAAGCACAGCTCCAATTTCCTATATGCGCCCTGCGGCGGCGATATAG
- a CDS encoding D-alanine--D-alanine ligase → MSQPLAPQAFGRVAVLYGGHSAEREVSLKSGAAVLAALQAAGVDAFAIDVGDDLLAQLCAERIDRAFIVLHGRGGEDGTVQGLLECAGIPYTGSGVLASALAMDKLRTKQIWHSVGLPTPRHATLSSAQDCEQAAQTLGFPLIVKPANEGSSIGMAKVDDLAALLTAWQAAREFDSQVLVEQWITGPEFTVAMLGGQVLPPIRLATNNAFYDYEAKYLSNETQYQIPCGLNAQKEAELRNLTAQACQALGVTGWGRADVMQDAEGRFWLLEVNTVPGMTDHSLVPMAAQAAGLDFSALVLQILAGTLQARG, encoded by the coding sequence ATGAGTCAGCCGCTTGCTCCACAAGCTTTTGGCCGAGTTGCTGTTTTGTATGGCGGACACAGTGCTGAGCGTGAGGTTTCGCTTAAATCAGGCGCGGCAGTTTTAGCTGCTCTGCAAGCTGCAGGTGTCGATGCCTTCGCCATTGACGTGGGTGATGATTTGCTTGCGCAGCTGTGTGCAGAGCGCATTGATCGGGCTTTTATTGTCTTGCATGGCCGTGGTGGTGAAGACGGTACGGTGCAGGGCTTGCTAGAGTGTGCGGGTATTCCCTATACCGGCAGTGGCGTGTTGGCCTCGGCTTTAGCCATGGACAAACTGCGCACTAAGCAAATTTGGCACAGTGTCGGTTTACCGACCCCGCGCCATGCCACTCTTAGCAGCGCGCAGGACTGCGAGCAGGCAGCGCAAACCTTAGGTTTCCCCTTAATTGTGAAGCCAGCCAATGAGGGCTCCAGCATTGGTATGGCGAAGGTTGATGACTTAGCCGCGTTACTCACGGCTTGGCAAGCTGCACGCGAGTTTGACTCGCAAGTGTTAGTTGAGCAGTGGATCACCGGGCCAGAGTTTACTGTGGCCATGTTGGGTGGGCAGGTATTACCGCCGATTCGCTTAGCGACCAACAACGCTTTTTATGATTATGAAGCCAAGTACTTATCCAATGAGACGCAGTATCAGATTCCTTGCGGTTTAAACGCGCAAAAAGAAGCGGAGCTGCGCAACTTAACTGCACAGGCATGCCAAGCCTTAGGGGTGACCGGGTGGGGGCGTGCCGATGTGATGCAGGACGCTGAGGGGCGTTTTTGGTTATTAGAGGTAAACACAGTCCCCGGCATGACGGATCACAGCTTAGTGCCAATGGCGGCGCAGGCAGCGGGCTTAGATTTCAGTGCTTTGGTGCTGCAGATTTTGGCTGGCACCTTGCAGGCGCGAGGTTAA